From Penicillium psychrofluorescens genome assembly, chromosome: 1, one genomic window encodes:
- a CDS encoding uncharacterized protein (ID:PFLUO_000763-T1.cds;~source:funannotate): protein MPQQINTVAVIGCGVIGSSWASLFLSRGLNVIIFDPAEGAEETFKRYLQDAWPALQASGAVEDSWAKNYKFVDDLASSLPEADFIQENGPERSEFKEHLMGTLDQYARPGVVIASSSSGLPASDFIGRCERDPSRILVGHPFNPPHLIPLVEVVPHPGTNTSSTSTAMDFYRSIGKSPILLRHEVPGFVANRLQAAINNEAYSLVSRGIISAEDLDTAVTSGPGLRWALTGPFVTNSLGGGGGPDGFMQRIERLGPSIRSWEADILKHRFDWSQESLSALKVGALKWLEAADWAGINGERDQMLLELLQTKSKSSSLT, encoded by the exons ATGCCACAGCAGATTAACACCGTCGCCGTCATTGGCTGCGGTGTCATTGGATCGAGCTGGGCatctcttttcctctccagaGGTTTGAATgtcatcatcttcgatcCCGCAGAAGGAGCCGAGGAAACGTTCAAGCGATACCTGCAAGATGCGTGGCCTGCTCTACAAGCATCTGGGGCCGTTGAAGATTCATGGGCGAAGAACTACAAGTTCGTTGACGATCTGGCGTCGAGCCTGCCTGAAGCAGATTTCATACAAGAG AATGGACCAGAGCGCTCCGAATTTAAGGAGCATCTGATGGGGACGCTTGACCAATACGCCAGACCGGGTGTCGTGATCgcctcatcttcttctggtctgcCTGCGTCTGATTTTATCGGGCGGTGCGAGCGAGATCCAAGTCGCATACTGGTTGGCCACCCGTTCAATCCACCACATCTGATCCCCTTGGTGGAAGTTGTCCCTCACCCTGGCACCAACACTTCCTCAACATCCACTGCAATGGATTTCTACAGGTCGATTGGGAAAAGCCCCATCCTCCTTCGCCACGAGGTCCCAGGGTTTGTTGCCAACCGTCTTCAAGCCGCGATCAACAACGAAGCATACAGCCTTGTCAGTCGCGGCATTATCTCAGCTGAAGACCTTGATACGGCGGTAACATCAGGTCCAGGTCTTCGGTGGGCTCTGACAGGTCCATTTGTTACAAATTCGCttggtgggggaggagggcCTGACGGTTTTATGCAGCGGATTGAACGTCTTGGTCCTTCGATTCGGAGCTGGGAGGCAGATATATTGAAGCACCGGTTTGATTGGAGCCAGGAAAGCCTGTCTGCGCTGAAAGTCGGGGCTTTGAAATGGCTTGAAGCGGCAGATTGGGCTGGCATCAATGGAGAACGAGATCAGATGTTGCTAGAGCTGCTGCAAACCAAATCCAAATCCTCGTCGCTCACGTAA
- a CDS encoding uncharacterized protein (ID:PFLUO_000762-T1.cds;~source:funannotate), with protein sequence MLEDRRFDPVEILSDILESSDNISKLDKTYLPVLNQLLYNLPNKKQKERVVEGFQKVVGAIVMLENPLSIESLSKLLNIPERTIQVRLDLLHSVLKVPEDKTLQVRLFHLSFRDFLLDDETSSKTPFWVDSKKVHYDLAKACISVCGNHLRKNICELPTDGAPRAGLDRATIDRHLPLEVQYGCRYWAYHLGRFLKESETFASNEAPDVFADALEFLQKHFMHWMEAMSLLGLMPEVIGMINLLFGLIPSKMNLAMFDLLSYARRFVLKYSQIADEAPLQIYCAGLIFAPRNAIRKMFEADLPTWLSQLPQVPASWSSETQVLEGHEDNVFNVVFSSDSQVLVSASALSIRIWDHTTGTLQHSLPVDSSDQSLHHSVVLSPDGQLLASVSQSGLLKLWDTVTGVLLQKFSTDPYWVKLNKFSPDSQLLTYISGRGQLQLFDTRRISNSTFKGYSEPVYSLAFSPDSLCLASGYADGTVEIYELAAGKLKHRFKFHPGPVDLMTFSPDGLLLASTSVGASIANLWSIARGVPQHEIDVDPKGPILKLVFSPNSQKLVFETRGGTKVWDLRTGDQKGVLNVVYSQGWYELAFSADSALLVAAGTLAVFIWDCENKPRKLEIHSDLMRSAALAPNSQSLLLASGCTNGIVRLWDLATPRASDIQATDTSEKIERLWTCEMTDLLFSHGGRLLASTSSGGQIILWDAVKQIVKDEIKLKYPFDGRMAFAYDSPILAITQTSEILLWDLLKRQPLKKTLKFIDFEIYHEEKPLCLAISKNGQLAFSLRHKVRLWDIETGAKLHYWKLGGNINILEFVGDGPYLRTNFGILGPGEDVFSQNSLPLRLLASKTVDQVRKQLSSIVPRKDDGTMTREMTTTNQPSTRDQERLQISLENQWIMLNDERVLWLPPDVRPRGNDDENRTKIAIHGRKIALPHSAGHKPMLPCLSLPFSAPTSPVCTIVLDDSNVPQSVIA encoded by the exons ATGCTGGAAGACCGCCGTTTCGATCCTGTGGAGATTCTATCTGACATCCTTGAATCTTCCGACAACATCTCCAAGCTTGATAAGACATATCTTCCTGTCTTAAATCAGCTTCTTTACAATCTACCAAACAAGAAGCAAAAAGAGCGGGTGGTCGAGGGCTTTCAAAAGGTGGTTGGAGCTATTGTGATGTTGGAGAATCCCCTCTCAATCGAGTCACTATCAAAACTTCTGAATATCCCCGAAAGGACCATCCAGGTCAGATTAGATCTTCTACATTCGGTTTTGAAGGTTCCAGAAGATAAGACTCTTCAGGTACGCCTCTTCCACCTGTCGTTCcgggattttcttctcgATGATGAAACTTCTAGCAAAACACCCTTCTGGGTCGATTCGAAAAAAGTGCACTATGACCTGGCCAAGGCATGTATTTCCGTATGCGGAAATCATTTGCGAAAGAACATTTGTGAACTTCCTACCGATGGGGCCCCGCGTGCTGGCCTCGATCGCGCGACCATCGATAGGCACCTTCCTCTGGAGGTGCAGTATGGCTGCCGGTACTGGGCATATCATCTTGGACGGTTCTTGAAGGAAAGCGAAACTTTTGCTAGCAATGAAGCACCCGATGTTTTCGCTGATGCGCTTGAATTCCTCCAAAAGCACTTCATGCACTGGATGGAAGCCATGAGCCTCCTTGGTCTTATGCCGGAAGTGATAGGGATGATCAACCTACTGTTCGGCCTTATACCC AGCAAAATGAACCTCGCCATGTTTGATTTGCTGAGCTATGCAAGACGCTTTGTTCTCAAATATTCACAAATCGCCGATGAGGCTCCCCTTCAAATTTACTGTGCGGGTTTGATATTTGCACCCCGAAACGCGATCCGCAAGATGTTCGAAGCAGACCTTCCCACTTGGTTATCGCAATTGCCGCAAGTGCCTGCGAGCTGGAGCTCAGAAACACAAGTTCTCGAGGGCCATGAAGATAACGTATTTAATGTGGTTTTCTCCTCCGATAGCCAGGTACTGGTATCTGCATCAGCCCTGTCAATACGAATCTGGGACCACACGACGGGCACCCTGCAGCATAGTCTTCCGGTAGATTCATCTGATCAATCCCTGCATCATTCTGTTGTTCTATCCCCTGACGGTCAATTATTGGCATCTGTATCTCAGAGTGGCTTGTTGAAGCTGTGGGACACCGTAACAGGAGTTTTACTGCAAAAGTTCAGCACTGATCCATATTGGGTCAAACTAAACAAGTTTTCTCCCGACAGCCAACTACTCACCTATATATCTGGTAGGGGTCAACTGCAGCTCTTCGATACCCGAAGGATTTCAAACTCTACCTTCAAAGGTTATTCAGAGCCAGTTTATTCATTGGCCTTCTCCCCAGACAGCCTGTGCCTAGCATCTGGATACGCAGATGGCACGGTGGAGATTTACGAGCTCGCAGCTGGGAAGCTAAAGCACAGATTCAAATTCCATCCAGGGCCAGTGGATTTGATGACATTCTCACCCGACGGTCTGCTACTTGCGTCAACGTCTGTGGGCGCATCTATAGCGAATCTATGGAGCATTGCAAGGGGTGTGCCGCAACATGAGATTGATGTCGACCCTAAGGGCCCAATTTTGAAACTGGTTTTCTCCCCCAACAGCCAAAAACTAGTTTTCGAAACTCGCGGTGGAACAAAGGTGTGGGACCTTAGGACGGGCGATCAAAAGGGGGTCTTGAATGTGGTTTATAGTCAAGGATGGTACGAGCTAGCCTTCTCAGCCGACAGCGCTTTGTTGGTAGCTGCCGGAACGCTAGCTGTATTTATTTGGGACTGCGAAAACAAACCCCGCAAGCTAGAGATACATTCGGACTTGATGCGTTCTGCAGCCTTGGCACCGAACAGCCAGTCTCTGCTCCTAGCGTCAGGCTGTACGAATGGTATAGTGCGACTATGGGACCTCGCAACGCCTCGGGCCTCTGATATTCAGGCAACTGATACTTCCGAGAAGATTGAGAGACTGTGGACATGTGAGATGACTGATCTACTTTTCTCGCATGGCGGGCGATTGCTggcatcaacatcatccgGTGGGCAGATCATCCTCTGGGATGCAGTGAAGCAAATCGTCAAGGATGAAATTAAACTCAAGTATCCCTTTGATGGGAGGATGGCCTTTGCTTATGACAGTCCCATTCTGGCCATCACTCAGACTAGCGAGATCTTGCTTTGGGACCTCCTTAAAAGGCAGCCCCTCAAGAAGACTCTCAAATTCATTGATTTCGAGATCTACCATGAAGAAAAACCTCTCTGCTTGGCCATCTCAAAGAATGGACAGCTGGCCTTTAGCCTCAGGCATAAGGTCCGCCTATGGGATATTGAAACTGGCGCCAAATTACATTACTGGAAGCTTGGTGGGAACATCAACATTTTGGAATTTGTCGGCGATGGTCCATATTTGCGAACCAACTTCGGTATCCTGGGCCCCGGTGAGGATGTATTCTCGCAGAATTCACTTCCGTTGAGGCTTTTGGCTTCGAAGACGGTGGACCAAGTTCGAAAGCAGTTGAGTTCCATAGTGCCTCGAAAGGACGACGGAACCATGACTAGAGAAATGACGACAACAAACCAGCCCAGTACTCGTGACCAGGAAAGATTGCAAATCTCTCTGGAGAACCAGTGGATCATGCTCAACGATGAAAGGGTCCTCTGGCTTCCACCCGATGTCCGTCCACGGGGAAACGACGACGAAAATCGGACGAAGATTGCCATTCATGGCCGGAAAATTGCTTTGCCACACTCCGCAGGGCAT AAGCCCATGTTGCCGTGTCTgtcccttcccttctccgCTCCCACTTCACCTGTCTGCACTATTGTTCTAGATGACAGCA